Proteins from a genomic interval of Methanobacterium sp.:
- a CDS encoding CDP-alcohol phosphatidyltransferase family protein: protein MSYKSHIPDGLTSIRFIAAPLFFYAFLNDLFLVSLFILILSGITDVLDGYVARKMGTSSNKGAYLDVTADFALIVICFLAYIIKGWYDPLILVLIIAMFLLFVATSGLEKPVYDPLGKYLGAYLMLMIFISLIFPEIVLRQVLLILLILICLTSVLTRLFFFMRRSDGL, encoded by the coding sequence ATGTCATATAAATCCCACATCCCCGATGGATTAACATCCATCCGATTCATAGCTGCCCCTCTCTTTTTTTATGCCTTTTTAAATGATTTATTTCTAGTATCACTCTTTATACTAATTTTATCAGGTATTACAGATGTATTAGATGGTTATGTGGCTAGAAAAATGGGCACATCATCAAATAAAGGAGCATATCTTGATGTGACTGCGGATTTTGCCCTTATTGTAATTTGTTTCTTGGCCTATATTATCAAAGGATGGTATGATCCCCTGATCCTGGTCTTGATCATCGCCATGTTTTTGCTTTTCGTGGCTACATCAGGCCTTGAAAAACCAGTTTACGATCCACTGGGCAAATATCTGGGAGCTTATCTTATGTTAATGATATTTATCTCCCTCATATTCCCTGAAATAGTTTTACGGCAAGTTTTACTTATTCTTTTAATATTAATCTGTTTAACATCTGTCCTTACTCGTTTATTCTTCTTTATGCGCAGATCAGATGGTTTATAA
- a CDS encoding CPBP family intramembrane glutamic endopeptidase, protein MKLNINWKLFLILFVASIIASLLVLPYALALSPALASVFTPVVLIAQLIQSIILFAIAILVGLTLYKRVGFKMPILEGWLEGREVGNYLKSILGISVGLGVLAGILIILFSFLFTSASSVLQGAELTVPLWKSFLASFYGGIGEEILFRLFVMTVIVWIFYKIKKTPEGKPTTIGISLAIIITAILFGIGHLPITGSIIAITPLVIVRAIVLNGIGAIIFGWLYWKKGLESAMISHFSADIVLHVLFPLILSSFIL, encoded by the coding sequence ATGAAATTAAACATTAATTGGAAGTTGTTTTTGATTCTTTTTGTTGCAAGTATTATTGCCAGTCTACTGGTCCTTCCTTATGCCCTGGCCCTTAGCCCGGCATTAGCCAGTGTTTTCACCCCGGTTGTTTTAATTGCACAATTAATCCAAAGCATAATTCTGTTTGCAATTGCCATCCTGGTTGGTTTAACCCTATATAAACGTGTTGGGTTCAAAATGCCAATATTGGAGGGTTGGCTCGAAGGGAGAGAAGTAGGAAACTATCTGAAATCTATTTTAGGTATTTCTGTAGGATTAGGGGTTCTTGCAGGTATCTTAATCATTCTATTTAGCTTTCTATTCACATCTGCATCCAGTGTTCTTCAGGGTGCAGAGTTAACAGTACCACTTTGGAAGAGCTTCTTAGCATCTTTCTATGGTGGAATTGGTGAAGAAATACTATTTAGACTATTTGTGATGACGGTTATAGTCTGGATATTCTATAAAATTAAAAAAACCCCAGAGGGGAAGCCCACCACCATCGGAATCTCCTTAGCCATTATAATAACTGCAATTCTCTTTGGAATTGGACATCTACCTATAACTGGCTCAATAATAGCCATCACACCATTGGTAATTGTCAGAGCCATAGTACTAAATGGAATTGGGGCCATAATATTTGGTTGGCTTTACTGGAAAAAAGGATTGGAATCAGCCATGATCAGCCACTTCTCCGCAGATATAGTGTTGCATGTTCTGTTCCCTCTGATACTTTCTTCATTCATCTTGTGA
- a CDS encoding flavodoxin domain-containing protein gives MKALVVYGSRYGTAAEIAEEIARVIKEEGVEVDRVDIRRIKDCDVTLYDLVIVGSGIKMGKWTKGSLKFLQNNKSTLAKKKVALFVSCGAANEEDSRAEGQEKYLDEVAAKNLVNQPVATGLFGSVYDPNAKHGIVFNFTQRFIKKDLEKKGLDPTKRHDYRDWDGIRSWSRGLVDLLKNER, from the coding sequence ATGAAAGCATTAGTTGTATATGGAAGTCGATACGGCACCGCCGCTGAAATAGCTGAAGAAATAGCCCGTGTTATTAAGGAAGAAGGAGTTGAAGTTGACCGGGTCGATATCCGAAGGATTAAGGATTGTGATGTAACCCTCTATGACCTGGTGATAGTGGGAAGTGGGATAAAAATGGGTAAATGGACCAAAGGATCCCTTAAATTCCTTCAAAACAATAAATCCACCCTAGCGAAGAAAAAAGTTGCCCTATTTGTCAGTTGTGGTGCTGCCAATGAAGAAGATAGTCGGGCCGAAGGCCAGGAGAAATATCTGGACGAAGTGGCCGCCAAGAACCTGGTAAACCAACCAGTGGCAACCGGACTTTTTGGTAGTGTTTATGATCCTAATGCCAAACATGGAATCGTTTTTAACTTCACCCAGAGATTTATTAAAAAAGATTTGGAAAAAAAAGGATTAGATCCAACTAAACGCCATGATTACCGTGACTGGGATGGTATACGTAGCTGGTCGCGTGGTCTGGTAGATCTATTAAAAAATGAAAGATAA
- a CDS encoding MarR family transcriptional regulator, translated as MKDSNEIKEEYSSERLEMEKYILIVLFLVQQRWGYVINKDLADDQITTKQWLMMIVMVNAFQNPPSMQEVADAMSTTHQNVKQLATRLEARGFLKIERYPENKRINRLKITAECFEFWNKRTPEDAESIVSLFNGLEDIDIKNLFEIMGKLEKTSSELYREAKK; from the coding sequence ATGAAGGATTCAAATGAAATTAAGGAAGAATACAGTTCGGAAAGGTTGGAGATGGAAAAATACATCTTAATAGTCTTATTCCTTGTTCAGCAAAGATGGGGATATGTAATCAACAAAGATCTTGCCGATGACCAAATAACCACTAAACAATGGCTAATGATGATCGTGATGGTCAATGCCTTCCAAAATCCCCCTTCCATGCAAGAAGTGGCTGATGCCATGAGCACCACCCACCAGAACGTCAAACAACTGGCCACCCGTTTGGAAGCTAGGGGATTTTTGAAAATAGAACGATACCCTGAGAATAAACGTATCAACCGTTTAAAGATCACAGCCGAATGTTTTGAATTCTGGAATAAGAGAACCCCAGAAGATGCTGAATCCATAGTCTCATTATTCAATGGACTGGAAGATATTGATATAAAAAATTTATTTGAAATAATGGGTAAACTGGAAAAAACATCCAGTGAATTGTACAGGGAAGCTAAAAAATAA